Proteins encoded within one genomic window of Flavobacterium sp. NG2:
- a CDS encoding gliding motility-associated C-terminal domain-containing protein, which yields MKKNYTNYLTINNRIEVILCLLFIMLFSNFAVAQTPKFTTPTLKSGTDKQVGAKYLYPIVTTVDGNNVDAIVTIVSINNASIVDVDNPTNGGLIDRFQPVVNTSSANGYVEYEFSFYKSGTYGTAQELKIDLGSFILEALDLDGNEFFDVARPNNESYTLESNSYITVSTVGAYTRFQGPSNSVDPISITNTRYIAAVNFGTLNSIRFRLGNSGTSSNRQSSISFGEVSFVIPKAPIANNDSALCKPYGAVSLDVTLNDTDSNQNIDKSKVDLNLALTSSGIQNSLVVAGEGTWSVTAAGIVTFTPLATFKSNPTPIYYTINDLTGLTSNEAKITITYTPSAPTVTVVNNCDGTSTLTASNYTGSLLWNNNATTASVTVSTAGTYTVTQTVNGCTSATGSGIAAPKTRPSAPTVNVVNNCNGTSTLTASNYTGSLLWSNNATTASITVSTAGTYTVTQTVNGCTSATGSGVAAPKTTPSAPTVNVVDNCNGTSTLTASNYTGSLLWSNNAITASITVSTAGTYTVTQTVNGCTSATGSGIAAPKTRPSAPTVNVVNNCNGTSTLTASNYTGSLLWSNNATTASVTVSTAGTYTVTQTVNGCTSATGSGVAAPKTTPSAPTVNVVDNCNGTSTLTASNYTGSLLWSNNATTASITVSTAGTYTVTQTVNGCTSATGSGVAAPKTTPSAPTVNVVNNCNGTSTLTASNYTGSLLWSNNATTASITVSTAGTYTVTQTVNGCTSVTGSGVAAPKTTPSAPTVNVVDNCNGTSTLTASNYTGSLLWSNNATTASITVSTAGTYTVTQTVNGCTSATGSGVAAPKTTPSAPTVNVVNNCNGTSTLTASNYTGSLLWSNNATTASITVSTAGTYTVTQTVNSCTSATGSGVAAPKTTPSAPNYLISSQPSCETPVGSVLLSGLPTGNWIINPGNISGNTSTRTISGLEPGTYNFTVTNAQGCISQTTSNVVINNFICAIDDAGTAVNGFTGGTSLANVLANDKLNGAIVDPTKVSTTFVSATNVGVTLDGTTVKVAAGTPAGNYELVYKICEKINPANCDEAKVTVTVTKPAIDAIDDAGTSVNGFTGGTALANVLVNDKLNGAIVDPAKVNTTFVSATNAGITLDGTAVKVAAGTPAGNYELIYKICEITNPTNCEEAKVTVTVTKPAIDAIDDAGTAVNGFTGGTALANVLVNDKLNGAIVDPTKVNTTFVSATNVGITLDGTTVKVAAGTPAGEYSLVYKICEKLNTNNCDDAIVTVTVTKPEIDAIDDAGTSVNGFTGGTSLANVLVNDKLNGAIVDPTKVNTTFVSATNVGVTLDGTTVKVAAGTPAGNYELVYKICEITNPTNCDEAKVTVTVTKPEIDAIDDVGTSVNGFTGGISLANVLVNDKLNGAIVDPTKVNTTFVSATNPGITLDGTAVKVVAGTPAGDYSLVYKICEKLNTNNCDDAVVTVTVTKPVIDAIDDAGTAVNGFTGGTAFANVLTNDKLNGAIVDPTKVNTTFVSATNAGITLDGTSVKVAAGTPAGNYELVYKICEKTNPSNCDEAKVTVTVTKPAIDAIDDAGTAVNGFTGGTALANVLVNDKLNGAIVDPTKVNTTFVSATNVGITLDGTAVKVAAGTPAGSYELIYKICEKINPANCDEAKVTVTVTKPEIDAIDDAGTSVNGFTGGTALANVLVNDKLNGAIVDPTKVNTTFVSATNVGITLDGTAVKVAAGTPAGNYELVYKICEITNPTNCDEAKVTVAVTKPIIDAIDDVASSPVNGIVGGIAVPNVLANDKLNGAIVDPSKVNTTFVSATNPGITLDGTAVKVAAGTPAGSYELIYKICEITNPTNCDEAKVTLSVSAATIDAIDDAGTSVNGFTGGTALANVLVNDKLNGAIVDPTKVNTTFVSATNTGITLDVTAVKVAAGTPAGNYELVYKICEKINPANCDEAKVTVTVTKPEIDAIDDAGTAVNGFTGGTALANVLVNDKLNGAIVDPTKVNTTFVSATNTGITLDGTAVKVAAGTPAGDYSLVYKICEKLNTNNCDDAVVTVTVTKPAIEAIDDAGTAVNGFTGGTALANVLVNDKLNGAIVDPTKVNTTFVSATNTGITLDVTAVKVAAGTPAGNYELVYKICEKINPANCDEAKVTVTVTKPEIDAIDDAGTSVNGFTGGTALANVLVNDKLNGAIVDPTKVNTTFVSATNTGITLDGTAVKVAAGTPAGDYSLVYKICEKLNTNNCDDAVVTVTVTKPAIEAIDDAGTAVNGFTGGTALANVLANDKLNGAIVDPTKVNTTFVSATNPGITLDGTAVKVAAGTPAGNYELIYKICEKTNPANCDEAKVTLSVSAATIEAIDDAGTAVNGYDGGTALANVLVNDKLNGSIVDPAKVNTTFVSATNTGITLDGTTVKVAAGTPAGDYSLVYKICEKLNTNNCDDAVVTVTVTKPVIDAIDDAGTAVNGFTGGTAFANVLTNDKLNGVIVDPIKVNTTFVSATNTGITLDGTTVKVAAGTPAGSYELIYKICEITNPTNCDEAKVTVNVYEPSISITKDGVYNDFNGDKIVNVGDQILYKFVVKNTGGAILTNVTVTDNNATVSGGPIAILAVGAVDSTTFTAVHTVTQDDINKGIVYNLATATGTPPKGTPVTGTSTDPTPCVTCPKEPTCLNCTMTELKQAPSISITKDGKYEDKNNDGITNVGDVIVYNFVVRNTGNVPLTNVTVTDNNATVSGGPIASLAVGAFDSTTFTAVHTVTQDDINKGIVYNLATATGTPPQGPPVTGTSTDPTPCATCPKEPTCLDCTMTELKQTPSISITKDGKYEDKNNDGITNVGDVIVYNFVVRNTGNVPLMNVTVTDNNATVSGGPIASLAVGAFDSTTFTAVHTVTQDDINKGIVYNLATATGTPPKGTPVTGTSTDPTPCVTCPKEPTCLDCTMTELKQTPSISITKDGKYEDKNNDGITNVGDVIVYNFVVRNTGNVPLTNVTVTDNNATVSGGPIASLAVGAVDSTTFTAVHTVTQDDINKGIVYNLATATGTPPQGPPVTGTSTDPTPCATCPKEPTCLDCTMTELKQTPSISITKDGKYEDKNNDGITNVGDVIVYNFVVRNTGNVPLTNVTVTDNNATVSGGPIASLAVGAVDSTTFTAVHTVTQEDINKGIVYNLATATGTPPKGTPVTGTSTDPTPCATCPKEPTCLDCTMTELKQMPSISITKDGKYEDKNNDGITNVGDVIVYNFVIRNTGNVPLMNVTVTDNNATVSGGPIASLTVGAVDSTTFTAVHTVTQNDIDEGIVYNLATATGTPPKGTPVTGTSTDPTPCATCPKEPTCLDCTIVELVRTPAISIIKTGIFNDENKDGFTQVGETITYQFEIKNIGNVALFNVSVTDLMPGLVLSGNTIPVLNVGQVNTSAYTATYVITRDDIIALAVSNQASVRGVDARGALATDESTYVVDLPIIGGVIGCEVIPFKAVSPNGDGDNDVFYISGLDCYPDNNVQIYNRWGVLVFERDNYNNTDRAFKGVSEGRVTVSQSTELPTGTYYYVFRYKDSEANLHEKAGYLYLNR from the coding sequence ATGAAAAAGAACTACACTAATTATTTGACTATAAACAATAGAATAGAAGTTATTTTATGTCTTTTGTTTATTATGTTGTTTTCCAATTTTGCGGTTGCTCAAACACCAAAGTTTACAACACCAACATTGAAATCAGGAACTGATAAACAAGTTGGGGCCAAATATTTATATCCAATTGTAACTACGGTTGATGGAAATAATGTAGATGCAATTGTGACAATTGTTTCTATAAATAATGCGTCAATTGTAGATGTTGATAATCCAACAAATGGAGGATTAATAGATCGTTTTCAGCCTGTTGTAAATACCTCTTCAGCAAATGGATATGTTGAATATGAATTTAGTTTTTACAAAAGTGGTACGTACGGAACAGCTCAAGAATTAAAAATTGATTTGGGCTCGTTTATATTAGAAGCATTAGATCTGGATGGGAATGAGTTTTTTGATGTAGCAAGACCTAATAACGAAAGTTATACTTTAGAAAGTAATTCTTATATAACAGTTTCTACGGTAGGTGCTTATACGAGATTTCAAGGCCCAAGTAATTCTGTGGATCCTATTAGTATTACAAATACACGATACATTGCTGCAGTTAACTTTGGTACACTTAATTCGATTAGATTTAGACTTGGAAATAGTGGTACATCAAGTAATAGACAAAGTTCAATTAGTTTTGGGGAAGTTAGTTTTGTTATACCTAAAGCACCTATTGCAAACAACGATTCAGCATTATGTAAACCTTATGGAGCTGTATCATTAGATGTAACGCTAAACGATACCGATTCAAATCAAAATATTGATAAGTCTAAAGTTGATTTGAATTTAGCACTAACTTCCTCAGGTATTCAAAATTCATTAGTTGTAGCTGGTGAGGGTACTTGGTCTGTTACAGCAGCAGGAATTGTTACCTTTACTCCGTTAGCTACTTTTAAATCTAATCCAACACCTATTTATTATACAATAAATGATTTGACGGGTTTAACATCAAATGAAGCTAAGATAACCATAACTTACACTCCATCAGCTCCAACTGTAACTGTTGTTAACAATTGTGATGGTACATCTACTTTAACCGCATCAAATTATACAGGAAGTTTGTTGTGGAACAATAATGCTACAACAGCTTCTGTCACCGTTAGTACAGCAGGGACATATACAGTTACTCAAACTGTTAATGGTTGTACAAGTGCTACTGGTTCAGGAATTGCTGCACCAAAAACAAGACCATCAGCACCAACAGTAAATGTAGTTAACAATTGTAATGGTACATCTACTTTAACTGCGTCAAATTATACAGGAAGTTTGTTGTGGAGCAATAATGCTACAACAGCTTCTATCACCGTTAGTACAGCAGGGACATATACAGTTACTCAAACTGTTAATGGTTGTACAAGTGCTACAGGTTCAGGAGTTGCGGCTCCAAAGACAACACCATCAGCACCAACAGTAAATGTGGTTGACAATTGTAATGGTACATCTACTTTAACTGCGTCAAATTATACAGGAAGTTTGTTGTGGAGCAATAATGCTATAACAGCTTCTATCACCGTTAGTACAGCTGGAACATATACAGTTACTCAAACTGTTAATGGTTGTACAAGTGCTACTGGTTCAGGAATTGCTGCACCAAAAACAAGACCATCAGCACCAACAGTAAATGTAGTTAACAATTGTAATGGTACATCTACTTTAACTGCGTCAAATTATACAGGAAGTTTGTTGTGGAGCAATAATGCTACAACAGCTTCTGTCACCGTTAGTACAGCAGGAACATATACAGTTACTCAAACAGTTAATGGTTGTACAAGTGCTACAGGTTCAGGAGTTGCGGCTCCAAAGACAACACCATCAGCACCAACAGTAAATGTGGTTGACAATTGTAATGGTACATCTACTTTAACAGCATCAAATTATACAGGAAGTTTGTTGTGGAGCAATAATGCTACAACAGCTTCTATCACCGTTAGTACAGCAGGAACATATACAGTTACTCAAACAGTTAATGGTTGTACAAGTGCTACAGGTTCAGGAGTTGCGGCTCCAAAGACAACACCATCAGCACCAACAGTAAATGTAGTTAACAATTGTAATGGTACATCTACTTTAACTGCGTCAAATTATACAGGAAGTTTGTTGTGGAGCAATAATGCTACAACAGCTTCTATCACCGTTAGTACAGCTGGAACATATACAGTTACTCAAACTGTTAATGGTTGTACAAGTGTTACAGGTTCAGGAGTTGCGGCTCCAAAGACAACACCATCAGCACCAACAGTAAATGTGGTTGACAATTGTAATGGTACATCTACTTTAACTGCATCAAATTATACGGGAAGTTTGTTGTGGAGTAATAATGCTACAACAGCATCTATAACAGTTAGTACAGCAGGAACATACACAGTTACTCAAACTGTGAATGGTTGTACGAGTGCTACAGGTTCAGGAGTTGCGGCTCCAAAGACCACGCCATCAGCGCCAACAGTAAATGTAGTTAACAATTGTAATGGAACATCAACACTAACGGCATCAAATTATACAGGAAGTTTGTTGTGGAGCAATAATGCTACAACAGCATCTATTACCGTTAGTACAGCAGGAACATACACAGTTACTCAAACTGTAAATAGTTGTACGAGTGCTACAGGTTCAGGAGTTGCGGCTCCAAAGACCACGCCATCAGCGCCAAATTATTTGATATCTTCTCAGCCAAGTTGTGAAACACCAGTAGGAAGTGTTTTATTAAGTGGATTACCAACTGGAAATTGGATTATAAATCCTGGGAATATAAGTGGTAATACGTCAACTAGAACTATTTCTGGATTAGAACCAGGTACCTATAATTTTACAGTGACTAATGCTCAAGGATGTATTTCTCAAACAACTTCAAATGTTGTAATAAATAATTTTATTTGTGCTATTGACGATGCAGGTACCGCAGTAAACGGATTTACAGGTGGAACCTCTTTAGCAAACGTATTAGCCAACGATAAATTAAACGGAGCGATTGTTGATCCAACGAAAGTGAGTACGACTTTTGTAAGTGCAACAAACGTAGGTGTTACTTTAGATGGAACAACTGTAAAAGTAGCAGCTGGAACTCCAGCAGGTAACTATGAGTTGGTTTACAAAATCTGTGAAAAAATAAATCCAGCGAACTGTGACGAAGCGAAAGTAACTGTTACAGTAACTAAACCAGCAATTGATGCTATTGACGATGCAGGAACTTCTGTAAACGGATTTACAGGCGGAACAGCCTTAGCAAACGTATTGGTAAATGATAAATTAAACGGAGCGATTGTTGACCCAGCTAAAGTGAACACGACTTTTGTTAGTGCAACAAACGCAGGAATCACCTTAGATGGAACAGCTGTAAAAGTAGCAGCGGGAACACCAGCAGGTAATTATGAACTGATCTATAAAATCTGTGAAATAACCAACCCAACAAACTGTGAGGAAGCGAAAGTAACCGTAACCGTTACTAAACCAGCCATCGATGCTATTGACGATGCAGGAACAGCGGTAAACGGATTTACAGGAGGAACAGCTTTAGCAAACGTATTGGTAAATGATAAATTAAATGGAGCAATTGTTGACCCAACGAAAGTGAATACGACTTTTGTAAGTGCAACAAACGTTGGTATTACCTTAGATGGAACAACTGTAAAAGTAGCAGCTGGAACTCCAGCGGGAGAATATTCATTAGTTTACAAGATTTGTGAAAAATTGAATACTAACAATTGTGATGATGCTATCGTAACCGTAACTGTTACCAAACCAGAAATTGATGCGATTGACGATGCAGGAACCTCAGTAAACGGATTTACAGGTGGAACCTCTTTAGCCAACGTATTGGTAAATGATAAATTAAATGGAGCAATTGTTGACCCAACGAAAGTGAACACGACTTTTGTAAGTGCAACAAACGTTGGTGTTACTTTAGATGGAACAACTGTAAAAGTAGCTGCGGGAACACCAGCAGGTAACTATGAGTTGGTTTACAAAATCTGTGAAATAACCAACCCAACGAACTGTGACGAAGCGAAAGTAACTGTTACAGTAACCAAACCAGAAATTGACGCGATTGACGATGTAGGAACCTCAGTAAACGGATTTACAGGTGGAATCTCTTTAGCAAACGTATTGGTAAATGATAAATTAAACGGAGCGATTGTTGACCCAACCAAAGTGAACACGACTTTTGTAAGCGCAACCAATCCAGGTATTACCTTAGATGGAACAGCTGTAAAAGTAGTAGCAGGTACACCAGCAGGAGACTATTCATTAGTTTACAAGATTTGTGAAAAATTGAATACAAACAATTGTGATGATGCTGTAGTCACCGTAACCGTAACCAAACCAGTAATAGATGCTATTGACGATGCAGGAACAGCGGTAAACGGATTTACAGGTGGAACTGCTTTTGCAAACGTATTAACAAATGATAAATTAAACGGAGCGATTGTTGACCCAACCAAAGTGAACACGACTTTTGTAAGCGCAACCAATGCAGGAATCACCTTAGATGGAACATCAGTAAAAGTAGCCGCAGGAACACCAGCAGGAAACTATGAGTTGGTTTATAAAATCTGTGAAAAAACTAACCCATCCAACTGTGACGAAGCGAAAGTAACTGTTACAGTAACCAAACCAGCAATTGATGCGATTGACGATGCAGGAACAGCAGTAAACGGATTTACAGGTGGAACAGCTTTAGCCAACGTATTAGTAAACGATAAATTAAACGGAGCAATTGTTGACCCAACCAAAGTGAACACGACTTTTGTAAGTGCAACAAACGTTGGTATTACCTTAGACGGTACAGCTGTAAAAGTAGCAGCGGGAACACCAGCAGGTAGTTACGAACTGATCTATAAAATCTGTGAAAAAATAAACCCAGCGAACTGTGATGAAGCGAAAGTAACTGTTACAGTAACTAAACCAGAAATCGATGCGATTGATGATGCAGGAACCTCAGTAAACGGATTTACGGGTGGAACCGCTTTAGCAAACGTATTGGTAAATGATAAATTAAACGGAGCTATTGTTGATCCAACGAAAGTGAATACGACTTTTGTAAGTGCAACAAACGTTGGTATTACCTTAGACGGAACAGCTGTAAAAGTAGCTGCGGGTACTCCAGCAGGAAACTATGAGTTGGTTTACAAAATCTGTGAAATAACCAATCCAACAAACTGTGACGAAGCGAAAGTTACCGTAGCGGTTACTAAACCAATCATTGATGCGATTGACGATGTAGCGAGTAGTCCAGTAAATGGTATCGTTGGTGGTATTGCAGTGCCTAATGTATTAGCAAACGATAAATTGAACGGAGCGATTGTTGACCCATCGAAAGTGAATACCACTTTTGTAAGCGCTACTAATCCAGGTATTACCTTAGACGGTACAGCTGTAAAAGTAGCAGCAGGAACACCAGCAGGTAGTTACGAACTCATTTATAAAATCTGTGAAATAACCAACCCAACGAACTGTGACGAAGCAAAAGTAACCTTAAGCGTTTCAGCAGCGACTATTGACGCTATTGACGATGCAGGAACCTCAGTAAACGGATTTACAGGTGGAACAGCTTTAGCAAACGTATTGGTAAACGATAAATTAAACGGAGCGATTGTTGACCCAACCAAAGTGAATACGACTTTTGTTAGCGCAACAAACACAGGAATCACCTTAGATGTTACAGCTGTGAAAGTAGCTGCGGGAACTCCAGCAGGTAACTATGAGTTGGTTTACAAAATCTGTGAAAAAATAAACCCAGCGAACTGTGATGAAGCGAAAGTAACTGTTACAGTAACTAAACCAGAAATCGATGCGATTGACGATGCAGGTACCGCAGTAAACGGATTTACAGGTGGAACAGCCTTAGCAAACGTATTGGTAAACGATAAATTAAACGGAGCAATTGTTGACCCAACCAAGGTGAATACGACTTTTGTTAGCGCAACAAACACAGGAATCACCTTAGATGGAACAGCTGTAAAAGTAGCTGCGGGAACACCAGCAGGAGACTACTCATTAGTTTACAAGATTTGTGAAAAATTGAATACAAACAATTGTGATGATGCTGTTGTCACGGTAACGGTTACCAAACCAGCAATAGAAGCGATTGACGATGCAGGAACAGCTGTAAACGGATTTACAGGAGGCACCGCTTTAGCCAACGTATTGGTAAATGATAAATTAAACGGAGCGATTGTTGACCCAACCAAAGTGAACACGACTTTTGTTAGCGCAACAAACACAGGAATCACCTTAGATGTTACAGCTGTGAAAGTAGCTGCGGGAACTCCAGCAGGTAACTATGAGTTGGTTTACAAAATCTGTGAAAAAATAAACCCAGCGAACTGTGATGAAGCGAAAGTAACTGTTACAGTAACTAAACCAGAAATCGATGCGATTGACGATGCAGGTACCTCAGTAAACGGATTTACAGGTGGAACAGCCTTAGCAAACGTATTGGTAAACGATAAATTAAACGGAGCAATTGTTGACCCAACCAAGGTGAATACGACTTTTGTTAGCGCAACAAACACAGGAATCACCTTAGATGGAACAGCTGTAAAAGTAGCTGCGGGAACACCAGCAGGAGACTACTCATTAGTTTACAAGATTTGTGAAAAATTGAATACAAACAATTGTGATGATGCTGTTGTCACGGTAACGGTTACCAAACCAGCAATAGAAGCGATTGACGATGCAGGAACAGCTGTAAACGGATTTACAGGAGGCACCGCTTTAGCCAACGTATTAGCAAACGATAAATTAAACGGAGCGATTGTTGACCCAACCAAAGTGAATACCACTTTTGTAAGTGCTACTAATCCAGGTATTACCTTAGACGGTACAGCTGTAAAAGTAGCAGCGGGAACACCAGCAGGTAATTATGAACTGATCTATAAAATCTGTGAAAAAACCAACCCAGCGAACTGTGATGAAGCAAAAGTAACCTTAAGCGTTTCAGCAGCGACAATTGAAGCAATTGACGATGCAGGAACAGCGGTAAACGGATATGACGGTGGGACAGCTTTAGCAAACGTATTGGTAAATGATAAATTAAACGGATCGATTGTTGACCCAGCTAAAGTGAACACGACTTTTGTAAGTGCAACAAACACAGGAATCACTTTAGACGGAACAACTGTAAAAGTAGCAGCAGGTACACCAGCAGGAGACTACTCATTAGTTTACAAGATTTGTGAAAAATTGAATACAAACAATTGTGATGATGCTGTAGTCACCGTAACCGTTACCAAACCAGTAATAGATGCTATTGACGATGCAGGAACAGCGGTAAACGGATTTACAGGTGGAACTGCTTTTGCAAACGTATTAACAAATGATAAATTAAACGGAGTAATTGTTGACCCAATCAAAGTGAACACGACTTTTGTAAGCGCAACCAATACAGGAATCACCTTAGACGGAACAACTGTAAAAGTAGCTGCGGGAACTCCAGCAGGTAGTTATGAACTCATCTATAAAATTTGTGAAATAACCAACCCAACGAACTGTGACGAAGCGAAAGTGACCGTAAATGTATATGAACCGTCAATTTCTATTACCAAAGATGGGGTTTATAATGACTTTAATGGTGATAAAATTGTAAATGTAGGTGACCAGATTTTATACAAATTTGTTGTTAAGAATACGGGTGGTGCAATATTGACTAACGTTACCGTTACGGATAACAATGCTACAGTATCAGGAGGTCCAATTGCTATTTTAGCTGTAGGTGCGGTTGATAGTACAACTTTTACGGCTGTTCATACCGTTACTCAGGACGATATCAATAAAGGAATTGTGTATAACTTAGCAACTGCAACAGGAACACCTCCAAAAGGAACCCCAGTTACAGGGACTTCGACAGATCCTACACCTTGTGTGACCTGTCCAAAAGAGCCAACTTGTTTGAATTGTACGATGACCGAATTGAAACAAGCGCCAAGTATTTCAATCACAAAAGATGGTAAATATGAGGATAAGAATAACGATGGAATTACGAATGTAGGAGATGTAATTGTTTACAATTTTGTAGTTCGCAACACAGGAAATGTGCCGTTAACGAATGTTACTGTAACGGATAACAATGCTACAGTATCAGGAGGACCAATTGCTAGTTTAGCTGTTGGCGCGTTTGATAGTACAACTTTTACGGCTGTTCATACCGTTACTCAGGACGATATCAATAAAGGAATTGTGTATAACTTAGCTACTGCAACAGGTACGCCTCCACAAGGGCCTCCAGTTACTGGAACTTCGACAGATCCTACACCTTGTGCAACTTGTCCAAAAGAGCCAACTTGTTTGGATTGTACGATGACCGAATTGAAACAAACGCCAAGTATTTCAATCACAAAAGATGGTAAATATGAGGATAAGAATAACGATGGAATTACGAATGTAGGAGATGTAATTGTTTACAATTTTGTAGTTCGCAACACAGGAAATGTACCATTAATGAATGTTACTGTAACGGATAACAATGCAACAGTATCAGGAGGACCAATTGCTAGTTTAGCTGTTGGCGCGTTTGACAGTACAACTTTTACGGCTGTTCATACCGTTACTCAGGACGATATCAATAAAGGAATTGTGTACAACTTAGCAACTGCAACAGGAACACCTCCAAAAGGAACACCAGTTACAGGGACTTCGACAGATCCTACACCTTGTGTGACCTGTCCAAAAGAACCAACTTGTTTGGATTGTACGATGACCGAATTGAAACAAACGCCAAGTATTTCAATCACAAAAGACGGTAAATATGAGGATAAGAATAACGATGGAATTACGAATGTAGGAGATGTAATTGTTTACAATTTCGTAGTTCGCAACACAGGAAATGTACCATTAACGAATGTTACTGTAACGGATAACAATGCAACAGTATCAGGAGGACCAATTGCTAGTTTAGCTGTTGGCGCGGTTGATAGTACAACTTTTACGGCTGTTCATACCGTTACTCAGGACGATATCAATAAAGGAATTGTGTATAACTTAGCTACTGCAACAGGTACGCCTCCACAAGGGCCTCCAGTTACTGGAACTTCGACAGATCCTACACCTTGTGCAACTTGTCCAAAAGAGCCAACTTGTTTGGATTGTACGATGACTGAATTGAAACAAACGCCAAGTATTTCAATCACAAAAGATGGTAAATATGAGGATAAGAATAACGATGGAATAACGAATGTAGGAGATGTAATTGTTTACAATTTTGTAGTTCGCAACACAGGAAATGTACCATTAACGAATGTTACTGTAACGGATAACAATGCTACCGTATCAGGAGGGCCAATTGCTAGTTTAGCTGTTGGCGCGGTTGACAGTACAACTTTTACAGCTGTTCATACCGTTACTCAGGAGGATATCAACAAAGGAATTGTGTACAACTTAGCTACAGCAACAGGAACACCTCCAAAAGGAACTCCAGTTACAGGAACTTCGACAGACCCAACACCTTGTGCAACTTGTCCAAAAGAACCAACTTGTTTGGATTGTACGATGACCGAATTGAAACAAATGCCAAGTATTTCAATCACAAAAGATGGTAAATATGAGGATAAGAATAACGATGGAATAACGAATGTAGGAGATGTTATTGTTTACAATTTTGTAATTCGCAATACAGGAAATGTACCATTAATGAATGTTACTGTAACGGATAACAATGCTACCGTATCAGGAGGGCCAATTGCTAGTTTAACTGTTGGTGCGGTTGACAGTACAACTTTTACAGCTGTTCATACTGTTACTCAAAATGATATTGATGAAGGAATTGTGTACAACTTAGCTACAGCAACAGGAACGCCTCCAAAAGGAACTCCAGTTACAGGAACTTCGACAGACCCAACACCTTGTGCAACCTGTCCAAAAGAACCAACGTGTTTGGATTGTACGATTGTAGAATTAGTGAGAACTCCAGCTATCAGTATTATTAAAACAGGAATTTTTAATGATGAAAATAAAGATGGATTTACACAAGTTGGTGAAACAATTACGTACCAATTTGAAATTAAAAATATTGGTAACGTTGCCTTATTTAATGTTTCGGTAACCGACTTAATGCCTGGATTAGTGCTTTCAGGGAATACGATTCCAGTGTTAAATGTTGGTCAAGTTAACACATCAGCATACACTGCGACTTATGTAATTACAAGGGATGATATAATTGCATTAGCTGTTTCTAATCAAGCTTCGGTAAGAGGTGTTGATGCTAGAGGTGCTTTAGCAACCGATGAATCCACTTATGTTGTTGACCTGCCAATAATTGGAGGTGTTATAGGTTGTGAAGTTATTCCGTTTAAAGCAGTTTCGCCTAACGGAGACGGTGATAATGATGTGTTTTATATTAGTGGATTGGATTGTTATCCTGATAATAACGTTCAAATTTATAACCGTTGGGGAGTACTTGTTTTTGAAAGAGACAATTATAACAATACTGACCGAGCATTTAAAGGAGTTTCAGAGGGTAGAGTTACAGTAAGTCAATCTACTGAATTACCTACAGGGACATATTACTATGTATTCAGATATAAGGATAGTGAAGCTAATCTTCATGAAAAAGCAGGATACTTATATTTAAATAGATAA